From a region of the Betta splendens chromosome 5, fBetSpl5.4, whole genome shotgun sequence genome:
- the epha8 gene encoding ephrin type-A receptor 8 isoform X3 has translation MASDPGLAAMLLWTISLQALGTAGTSSNEVNLLDTTTITGDWGWLTYPSHGWDAINEMDEYFTPIHTYQVCNVMSPSQNNWLRTGWIPREGARRIYIEVKFTLRDCNSMPGVLGTCKETFNLYYYESDRAVGSAIRENQFIKIDTIAADESFTGVDLGVRRLKLNTEVRGVGPLAKRGFYLAFQDIGACIALTSVRVYYKRCVGVSRKLAVFTDVVTGADSSSLVEVRGQCVDHAEERDTPKMYCSAEGEWLVPIGRCVCSAGFEEHRDSCVACEVGFYKPVAGDGLCGKCPQHSHSETRAALSCPCDSSYYRAADDPPAAPCSRPPSAPVNVISSVNGTSVNLEWDRPLDTGGRSDLQYSLLCQRCSGEGGLCEDCASSPGGSGAGKAPVGAGLGAGGLVERTGTAAVRFIPRQAGLTEPWVTVLNLVAHTNYSFRILASNAVTHLSSESPLYAVVNITTNQAAPSEVLAIRQENTSQNSVTLLWHEPRQPNGVILEYDIKYYEKDNEEQSYSTLKSKNTSARVSGLKPGTKYIFQVRARTSAGCGRFSQNVEIQTGKAAPMRYNTMTIIWICMALVSGLITFLSIIICRKRHCGYSKAFQDSDEEKMHYQNGHVSFPDARFYIDPHTYEDPCQAVHEFAREIEASRIKIEKIIGSGEFGEVCYGRMRLPGKRDIPVALKTLKAGYTEKQKRDFLAEASIMAQFDHPNVIRLEGVVTQSKPVMIITEYMENGSLDSFLRRHDGQFTIIQLVGLLRGIAAGMTYLSDLGYIHRDLAARNILVNSNLVCKVSDFGLSRVLEDDPDAAYTTSGGKIPIRWTAPEAIAYRKFSSSSDVWSYGVVMWEVMSYGERPYWNLTNRDVIKSVEEGYRLPAPMGCPAALHTLMLDCWQKDRNERPRFCQIVTVLDKLIRNPENLKSLDALCSHLSLSLGRSLNSPPLMERALPDFSSCNSVDEWLDTIKMGRYKDHFAAGGYHTLGHVVGMNQGDIQRLGVTLMGHQKKIMTSVQLMRAQVLNKSVPSVHV, from the exons CCCCATCCACACGTACCAG GTCTGTAATGTGATGAGCCCCAGCCAGAACAACTGGCTGAGGACGGGCTGGATCCCCAGAGAGGGAGCCCGGAGAATCTACATCGAGGTCAAGTTCACGCTGCGAGACTGTAACAGCATGCCTGGAGTGCTGGGCACCTGTAAG GAAACCTTCAACCTGTACTACTACGAGTCGGACCGTGCAGTGGGCTCGGCCATACGGGAAAACCAGTTCATTAAGATCGACACCATAGCAGCTGATGAGAGCTTCACGGGGGTGGACCTGGGCGTCCGCAGGCTCAAACTCAACACTGAG GTCCGAGGCGTGGGCCCTCTGGCCAAGCGCGGCTTCTACCTGGCCTTCCAGGACATCGGCGCCTGCATCGCCCTCACGTCGGTGCGCGTCTACTACAAGCGCTGCGTGGGCGTGAGCCGTAAACTGGCAGTGTTCACCGACGTGGTGACCGGCGCCGACTCCTCGTCCCTGgtggaggtcaggggtcagtgcGTGGACCACGCGGAGGAGCGAGACACACCCAAGATGTACTGCAGCGCTGAGGGCGAGTGGCTGGTGCCCATCGGGAGGTGCGTGTGCTCCGCCGGCTTCGAGGAGCACAGAGACTCCTGCGTAG CGTGTGAGGTGGGTTTCTATAAGCCAGTGGCGGGCGACGGCCTCTGTGGTAAATGTCCTCAGCACAGCCACTCAGAGACCAGAGCTGCCCTCTCCTGCCCCTGCGACTCCAGCTACTATCGGGCGGCGGACGACCCACCGGCGGCTCCGTGCTCCC gccctccctctgctccagtgAACGTCATCTCTTCAGTCAACGGGACCTCGGTCAACTTGGAGTGGGACCGGCCTCTGGATACTGGAGGGCGCAGCGACCTGCAGTACAGCTTGTTGTGCCAGAGGTGctcgggggagggggggctgtgcGAGGACTGCGCCTCGTCCCCGGGGGGCTCCGGGGCGGGGAAGGCGCCCGTGGGGGCCGGCTTGGGGGCGGGAGGCCTGGTGGAGCGCACGGGCACCGCGGCGGTGCGGTTCATCCCTCGCCAGGCCGGGCTCACGGAGCCCTGGGTCACGGTGCTCAACCTGGTGGCCCACACCAACTACTCCTTCCGCATCCTGGCCTCCAACGCTGTGACGCACCTGAGCAGCGAGTCTCCGCTGTACGCAGTGGTCAACATCACCACAAACCAGGCAG cGCCCTCTGAGGTGCTGGCCATCCGCCAGGAGAACACCAGTCAGAACAGCGTGACTCTGCTGTGGCACGAGCCGCGTCAGCCCAACGGAGTGATTCTGGAGTACGACATCAAGTACTACGAGAAG GATAATGAAGAGCAGAGCTACTCCACTCTGAAGTCTAAGAACACCAGCGCCCGGGTGTCAGGGCTGAAGCCAGGCACCAAGTACATCTTCCAGGTCCGAGCCAGAACGTCAGCAGGCTGCGGCCGCTTCAGCCAGAACGTGGAGATTCAGACAGGCAAAGCAG ccccCATGCGCTACAACACCATGACCATCATCTGGATTTGCATGGCCCTGGTGTCCGGCCTGATCACCTTCCTGTCCATCATCATCTGCAGGAAACG ACACTGTGGCTACAGCAAAGCCTTCCAGGACTCTGATGAGGAGAAGATGCATTACCAGAACGGCCACG TGTCATTCCCCGACGCGAGGTTCTATATCGACCCGCACACATACGAGGACCCCTGCCAGGCGGTCCACGAGTTTGCCCGAGAAATTGAAGCTTCCAGGATCAAAATCGAGAAAATCATCGGTTCAG GGGAGTTTGGAGAGGTGTGCTATGGACGCATGCGACTCCCAGGGAAACGCGACATCCCCGTGGCCCTGAAGACCCTGaaggcaggatacacggagaAGCAGAAGAGGGACTTCCTGGCTGAGGCGTCCATCATGGCTCAGTTTGACCACCCCAACGTCATCCGTCTGGAGGGAGTGGTGACCCAGA GCAAACCAGTGATGATCATCACAGAGTACATGGAGAATGGCTCGTTGGACTCCTTCCTCAGG AGACACGACGGCCAGTTCACCATCATCCAGCTGGTGGGGCTGCTGCGTGGCATTGCAGCAGGGATGACCTATCTGTCTGACCTGGGCTACATCCACAGGGACCTGGCCGCTCGCAACATCCTGGTCAACAGCAACCTGGTGTGTAAGGTGTCGGACTTCGGCCTGTCCCGAGTATTGGAGGACGATCCCGACGCTGCATACACCACTAGT GGTGGGAAAATCCCGATCCGCTGGACAGCCCCTGAAGCCATAGCATACAGGaagttctcctcctccagtgacGTGTGGAGCTACGGCGTGGTCATGTGGGAGGTGATGTCCTACGGGGAGCGGCCCTACTGGAACCTGACCAACAGAGAC GTGATCAAATCGGTGGAGGAGGGCTACCGGCTGCCCGCCCCAATGGGCTGCCCCGCCGCTCTGCACACACtcatgctggactgctggcagAAGGATCGCAACGAGAGGCCTCGCTTTTGCCAGATAGTCACCGTTCTTGACAAGCTAATCCGCAACCCAGAGAACCTGAAGTCTCTGGACGCTCTCTGCAG ccatctgtctctctctctcggccgCAGCTTAAACAGCCCTCCGCTGATGGAGAGAGCTCTGCCCGACTTCAGCAGCTGTAACTCAGTGGATGAGTGGCTGGACACCATAAAGATGGGCCGCTACAAAGACCACTTTGCAGCCGGCGGGTACCACACTCTGGGCCACGTCGTGGGCATGAACCAGGG GGACATCCAGAGACTCGGGGTGACGCTCATGGGACACCAGAAGAAGATCATGACCAGCGTGCAGCTGATGAGGGCGCAGGTCCTGAACAAGAGCGTGCCGTCGGTGCACGTATAG